One Aegilops tauschii subsp. strangulata cultivar AL8/78 chromosome 7, Aet v6.0, whole genome shotgun sequence genomic window carries:
- the LOC109735837 gene encoding uncharacterized protein — protein MALVPSGDDQAAACKATIPWSEMFRSASVRRPKQAEDPPKPAPTPTGKKAAPPAEAEGLSLEPDARLALYIAMAHAGLATALLVLYGLYMLLADFLRPLQWALLCSVPLRETQHALVAFWEPPLRGGFSATVLALPLAALRSCAATLADARAALLRRPLPPSPSFPRLLRWLASSFFFLLLLERLGTAAALLLLGFSLAFYAASPKPSSFIPRAASSRISGRTPSSRGLLLTGGILRHLRTLVAVGLMLGMIAGFLGGSVFFSYKIGLEGKDAVMSLKSHVENGNYSEKIGLKKLLDDNDIPGLVEQYSGKLVETVWEQVDQLAVQYNLTDFTSGFKHFLISQSVPSGAKSKELITSRPHPYSLKLQAITLRVKNREWLEIYRELDSFFRELLITREDLVVKAKDLALQGTEIAKSLLSSGTSVLGGSANLMLSIALRILSGAAEVLNFVSQLMVFMWVLYYLITVEGSGATEQVIDLLPVSKQVKERCVEVIDHAISSVLLATAKIAIFQGCLTWLLLKFFKVHFVYTATVFTIISALFPILPAWLSSVFAAAQLLTEGRYVLAVMVTVIHLVIMDYGTTVIQEDIPGYNGYLTGLSIIGGMTLFPNALEGAILGPLIMTVVIALKNLYTEFVLADTEEMSS, from the exons ATGGCTCTCGTGCCCAGCGGCGACGACCAGGCAGCGGCCTGCAAGGCCACCATCCCCTGGTCCGAGATGTTCCGCTCCGCCTCCGTCCGCCGCCCAAAGCAGGCGGAGGACCCGCCCAAGCCCGCGCCCACGCCAACGGGGAAGAAGGCGGCGCCGCCGGCCGAGGCCGAGGGGCTGTCCCTCGAGCCGGACGCGCGGCTGGCGCTGTACATCGCCATGGCGCACGCGGGGCTCGCCACGGCGCTGCTCGTGCTCTACGGCCTCTACATGctgctcgccgacttcctccgccCGCTGCAGTGGGCGCTGCTCTGCTCCGTCCCGCTCCGCGAGACGCagcacgcgctcgtcgccttcTGGGAGCCGCCGCTCCGCGGCGGGTTCAGCGCCACCGTGCTCGCGCTCCCGCTCGCAGCGCTGCGCTCCTGCGCGGCCACCCTCGCCGACGCGCGCGCCGCGCTGCTACGCCGCCCGCTGCCGCCGTCGCCGTCCTTCCCGCGCCTGCTGCGCTGGCTCGCCTcatccttcttcttcctcctcctgctCGAGCGCCTCGGCACCGCCGCGGCGCTGCTCCTCCTCGGCTTCTCCCTCGCCTTCTACGCCGCCTCTCCCAAACCCTCCTCTTTCATCCCCCGTGCCGCCTCCTCCCGCATCTCCGGTCGAACACCATCATCCCGCGGACTCCTCCTCACCGGCGGCATCCTCCGCCACCTTAGGACCCTCGTCGCCGTTGGCCTCATGCTTGGCATGATTGCTGGCTTCCTAGGGGGCAGCGTCTTCTTCTCCTACAAGATCGGCCTCGAGGGCAAGGATGCCGTCATGTCCCTCAAGTCCCATGTCGAAAATGGCAACTACTCCGAAAAGATTGGCCTCAAGAAGTTGCTTGACGACAATGACATCCCGGGCTTGGTGGAGCAGTACTCAGGGAAGCTCGTCGAAACCGTTTGGGAGCAGGTAGACCAATTGGCTGTACAATACAACCTTACTGATTTCACTAGTGGATTCAAGCACTTCTTGATCAGCCAATCAGTCCCATCTGGTGCCAAGAGCAAGGAGCTCATCACTTCTAGACCGCACCCGTACTCGCTAAAGCTGCAGGCCATTACGCTGCGTGTGAAGAACAGGGAGTGGTTGGAGATCTACAGGGAGCTGGACTCATTCTTCAGGGAGCTGTTAATCACAAGGGAGGATCTAGTGGTGAAGGCCAAGGACCTGGCTTTGCAGGGCACAGAGATTGCAAAGAGTCTGCTATCTAGCGGCACCTCTGTGCTCGGTGGTAGTGCCAATTTGATGCTATCCATTGCTCTCCGCATTCTCTCCGGTGCAGCAGAGGTGCTCAATTTTGTGTCACAGCTGATGGTCTTTATGTGGGTGCTGTACTACCTCATCACTGTTGAGGGTAGCGGGGCAACGGAGCAGGTCATTGACCTCTTACCGGTGTCCAAACAAGTAAAGGAGCGTTGCGTCGAGGTTATAGACCATGCCATTAGCAGTGTCTTGTTAGCCACTGCCAAGATTGCTATATTCCAAGGATGCCTGACATGGCTGTTGCTCAAGTTCTTCAAGGTGCATTTTGTGTACACAGCAACTGTGTTTACAATCATCAGTGCACTTTTTCCAATACTACCAGCATGGCTGTCCTCGGTATTTGCCGCAGCACAACTGCTGACGGAAGGGAGATATGTCCTTGCGGTTATGGTTACAGTGATACACCTCGTGATCATGGATTATGGAACCACGGTCATTCAGGAGGATATACCTGGCTACAATGGGTATCTGACTGGCCTTAGCATAATCGGTGGCATGACATTATTTCCCAATGCTCTCGAG GGTGCAATATTAGGCCCCCTTATTATGACGGTTGTGATAGCATTGAAGAACCTGTACACAGAGTTTGTGCTTGCTGATACAGAGGAGATGAGCAGCTAG